The DNA segment TTCGCACTATTCACCAGCAAACGATCACCAACAACACGTAAAGTCGAGACTGCACCAGATGTACTAACGCGGCCAACAATCTTACCTTCGGTTTGCTCAATCAGATGTAGATAACCATCTTGATCACCCACGACCAAATAACGACCCAACACAACCGGATTACTCAACCCACGATACGCCAGACTATCTTGTGTCCAAGCGACTTTGCCAGTTTGCTCATCGATTGCGAGGATTTTACCTTCAGCAGTACTGACGTAAATATTACCCAGTCCTTCGGCAGGTGTTTTTAAACTACTGGCATCAACAATCCAATTCACTTGTTGATTGTCGATGTTCATCGCTGTTAACTGACCTTGATAACTGACGACATACAGCTGACGACCGGATACCAGCGGATCACCATCAATATCAATCAACCGCTGAACTTCAGAAGTTCCCGCGCTGACCGCCACACGACGCTCCCACTTTGGAACACCTGTCGCTAAGTCCAATGCATAAATTCGACCCGAAGCACCCGCAACAATCACTGTGTTGTCATCAAACAAAACTGGAGCCGAAGTACCGCGGACACTCAATGCTGGCATTGGAATATCGTAGGTCCAAACGGATTGACCTGAGGTCGTATCTGTCGCAGTTACCGTACCGTCATTGCCCAGTGCAACAACACGACCACCACTCACCAGTGCAGGAGACAAAATAGATGCCCCAGTGCTACGTGACCAGCGTACTTTTCCATCTTGAGCATCCAGTGCAACAACAGCACCTTTGCCAGTGCCAAACACCACAATGCCATCCGCAGCGGTCACACCACTGGTGATATCTTGCTTGGTTTTCACTTGCCAGAGTTGCTTGCCTGCGGCATCCCATGCATACACACGGCCAGAATGGCTTGCGGCGTAGACATTGCCATTTAAGACATCCAATTGCGGACGCAAAGGATCAACTTTATCTTCACCACCGATAGAATCTTTCCATACCAAACCCAACGACTGTGCTGGTGCAGTTAACGTCGGCAATTTGCTTGGCTTATGGACTTCAGGTTTAAAGTCTTTACTACTTCCACACCCTGTGAGTACCAATGCACTCACAGTCACCAAAGCCATCGCAGTTTTACTTGCACTGGACCACGACATTAGATTCGTTGGCAATGAAGCCTGTTTCACAGCACTCACAGTCGGCAATTTCATTACGAAGCAGCTCCATTTTCAATATTGGTAGTCTCGACAGGCGTATCACGAATCGGACTTGGTTCTTTGATCTCTTCTGGAGTCAAACCAAGTGCATTCATTTTAACCTTGAGAAGCTCGCGAGATTGTTGGCGTTTTACAAGTGCCGCCCAAGCTGACTCATAAGCTTTCTTGGCGCCTGCTTGATCATTTTTTTGCAAGAGTACATCACCCCGTAATTCATCGCGAGTTGCAACAAATGCAGGATCAGTCACATTGTTAAGTGAGGCGATTGCAACATCAAACTTATTTTGCGCAAATTGGGCACGTGCCAAACGAATCCAGGTGATCGCAATTAAACCGTCATCTTTAACTTTCAAGGTCGTCGCTTGCGCCAATGCCTTCTCAGCACTCGCCCACTCCCCTTGTGAACCTGTTACTTTTGCTTGAAGTAACAAGGCTTGCAGGGAAAATACGCTATTCGGGTCAGACTTGACCAAAGCTTGCACATTTGAAATAAAGCGTGATTGAGCTGCCTTATCACCGTCCAACTTTGCACTGTCATCAACAATACTTTGATATTGATTAATAGCCTGAAAACGTTCAACATCCTGACGATTTTGCCAGTATCTCCAACCGAAAAAAGCGATCAGAGCCAATAACACACCAGTGAGTGCTGCGCCTCCATACGTTTTAATGAGCTTCTTCAGGCGCTCAATTTGTTCCTCATCACTCAAATACTCACTCATTACCGATTCCTTTACACTTAATCTGAAAAACTATTTGTTTTAAAAAAAATCAATGACTCAAAGCCATCATATCCTTATTGGCGGCTTTCAAGGCGCGCGATTAGCTGTGTCGCCAAATCCTGTTGCGACCATGTTTCCTGCTCACCCGTTGCCAAGATTTTTACGGTGACTTGCCCCAATTCAACCTCACGCTCCCCCAGAATCAGCGCTAAACGCGCACCGGATTGATCCGCTTTTTTCATCTGGCTTTTAAGACTACCCAAAGAGCCCGTCTTCACCCGTAGTCTTTGCTTCTGTGTTGCAAAACTATCACGCAATGACTCGGCAAGTAATAGTGCCTTAGCTTGCTGCGCAGGATCCGCTAACAAAAATACATCACAATCGGATGGTGTGGTACTGCCTTCACCTAACTCTAAAAGGAGGAGTAACCGCTCCATCCCCATACCGAATCCCACGGCAGGAACACTTTGATCAGCTTTACCCTTGAGTTGACCGACCAGACCATCATAGCGACCACCCGCACAAACAGTGCCTTGAGCGCCCAAGTGCGTCGTTGTCCACTCAAAAACGGTCTTATTATAATAATCCAGACCTCGAACCAGTTTTTGATTGACCACATAAGGAATGTTGGCCGCATCTAAATACCCTTTCAATTGCTCGAAATGCTGCAAAGACTCCTCATCAAGGAAGTCATGCAGTTTCGGTGCATCAATTAACAGGGCCTGTGTTTGTGCATTTTTGCTATCCAAAATCCGTAAAGGATTCGTCGTCAAACGGCGTTGGCTATCTTCATCCAATTGATCTTTACGTGCCGCAAGATACTCAACCAGCGCAGCACGAAAACGTGCGCGAGACTCCACTTCCCCAAGCGTATTTAACTCAAGCTGGACTTTATCGAAGATATTAAATTGCTTCCAAAGACGTGCAGTCAGCAAAATCAGTTCCGCTTCAATATCGGGTGTCGCCACACCGAAGGTTTCTACACCAAACTGATGAAATTGACGATAACGGCCCTTTTGCGGTTTTTCATAGCGAAACATCGGACCGGTATACCATAAGCGTGGCGTGGTACCCCGTAGCAGGTTATGTTCAAGCATGGCACGCACACAGCCTGCTGTGCCTTCCGGACGTAAGGTCAACGATTCTGGCGGCTCACCTTTATCAAAAAAGGTATACATTTCTTTTTCGACGATATCCGTCGCATCCCCAATCGCACGTTTGAAAAGTGCTGTTTGCTCAACCAGTGGCAAGCGAATATGCTGATACCCATAGGCATCCATTAATTCAGCCAATACACTTTCTAGTTTGCGCCAACGACTGGCTTCACTCGGTAAAATATCATTAAAACCACGAATTGCATTAATTGTTGAACTACTCATACTGCTCATCTACTACTTATCTGACTTAATATCTATTTGTTTAAGTGATGCGAATAATTTCTTTCGCTTTGGCAACAGCTTTATCAGCTTCAATCACGGCAACTTTATTACGCACCATTTTTTCAATTTCATCGACCAGGTTATTGGTATCGATGAGATGACTCTTCTCACCATTGAGATACACCAGAGAACGAGGAGCCGCGCCGACCACACCAATATCGGCCTCTTTAGCTTCACCCGGACCATTTACCTTACAGCCAATCACAGATAGATCCAGAGGTGTACGAATATCCTCTAAACGCGCTTCTAAAGCATTCATGACCCGAATGACATCGAACTCTTGACGCGAACAACTGGGGCAAGCAATGAAATTAATGCCATTGGAGCGAATGTTCAAAGATTTTAAAATATCAAAGCCGACCTTCACTTCATCTTCAGGCTCAGCGGCAAGAGACACCCGTAAAGTATCGCCAATGCCATCCAGCAATAATCCACCCAGCGCAATCGCAGATTTCACGGTACCCGAACGAAACACCCCGGCTTCAGTGACTCCCAAGTGCAGCGGATTATCAATCTGTGCTGACAATAAGCGATAAGCATCTAATGTCAAAAACACATTACTGGCCTTTACACTGACTTTAAACTCATGGAAATTCAGACGGTCTAAAATATCAATGTGACGCATTGCTGATTCAAGCAGTGCCTCACCTGTAGGTTCTTTATATTTGATTTGCAGATCTTTTTCCAAAGATCCCGCATTAACCCCAATACGCATTGAAATGCCGTGATGACGTGCTGCGGCAACCACCTCACGGACTTTGTCATCACTGCCGATATTACCGGGATTAATTCGCAAACAATCCGCACCATAATCGGCAACGGCCAGCGCAATTTTATGATCGAAGTGAATGTCAGCAACTAATGGAACGCTGACTTGTTTACGAATTTTTCCAAAAGCCTCAGCTGCTTCCATACTAGGCACAGAAACCCGTACGATATCTGCGCCAGCATTGGCGCAGCGATTAATCTGATCTACAGTCGCAGCGACATCGCAGGTTTCCGTGTTCGTCATCGTCTGCACACTAATCGGTGCATCCCCGCCAACATAAACAGACCCAACCCGAATTTTACGCGTTAATTTACGAACGATAGGCGTATGGTGCATGAATACAATTCCTAATTCTCATCAAGCTTTAATCGCAGTACAGCCCATCCGTTTAGCGGGACAAACGAAATGCTGCACGACCATTTACAGTATAGGGTTTAAGATCAACTTGTTCGCCATTTAAGGCCAGTGAAACAGACGGCGCATCAGCCAACGTAATGCTAAATGGTGAAGTACCACTCAACGTTAAAGGCTCATCAGTATTATGTACGCCGCTCGCCAATGTTTTCCCACTCGCATCCTGCACGATAACATCGCTCGACTTATTAAAAGTCAGTACAAGCTGATCATTTGCAGGAGCAGCCGGACTAGGCAGGGCAGACAACGGTGCCTGGCTGGTAGGAGATGTAATGATATTACCTGTCGAATTTGAATCTGTGTGGGTATTTTCATTCAACACAACCGCATGAGTATCACTGCTAGATGGTGAATTCATCACACGCTTTACGAGTGGGCGGAGTAATAAGACGATGATCACCAAGACGACAGGTACAAGCAGCCATAGCATCCAGCGTTTACTCTTACGTGTTTTACTTTGCAACTTCGCTAATTGCTGGAGGGGTGAGTTTTCTAACGAATGGTTACTCGATAATCCGGTTGCACTGGTATAAATCTCATTAAACTGAGTGATCAAAATATCAGAATCTATGCCCAGCACACGTGCATAGCTACGTAAATACCCACGAATAAAAGCAGGCTCGGGTAATGACTTGTATTCATCTGCTTCGATTGCAACCAACAGACGCTCAGGAATATTAAGTTCACTGGCAATATCTTTTAACTCACGCTGTTTAAACAACCGAGCCTGCCTTAACCGCTCACCAGGTCGCTGGGCATTAGATGGTGCTTGCGCTTGTGTATTTGACAGTGATGAAGTGGGTGTAGACATCGTATTACCTGAAGAAGAATCAAAGACCGGGCTGGCATTGATGCCAGCAGTGTTTTCATGTGAACTATTTAAAGAATCTAGAGTCGCATCTTTTTTATCTAAACTATTTTTTTCAATCAAAGACGCTGTATCTGTTGTCATCGCGGTATGCGCTGGCAGAACGTCATCCTTCTGCGCACTTTCAGACAATGGATTATGATCCGCATCAGGTGTTTTAATCACGTCTGATTCTAACGGATTAGGTGTATCAGATGGTTTTAATCCCATGCCGCCCCCGTTTTCAACAGTTCGTTATAGTGCTGATATTCAGGACTATTTGGGTATGACAACTGCAAGCGCTCGGCCAAGGACTGTAAACGTCCCATATCTTGTGTCTGATGGGCAATCCGCATCCCCAACCACAATGATCGCGCACTTTGTGGTTGCCCGCCTAATAACTGTAAATATTCATCGTAAAGGCTACGCGCAGCTTGAACCCGATTCTGGCCCAAGAAGATTTGAGCCAATTCAAAGCGTGCAACCAAG comes from the Aquirhabdus parva genome and includes:
- the ispG gene encoding flavodoxin-dependent (E)-4-hydroxy-3-methylbut-2-enyl-diphosphate synthase, with the translated sequence MHHTPIVRKLTRKIRVGSVYVGGDAPISVQTMTNTETCDVAATVDQINRCANAGADIVRVSVPSMEAAEAFGKIRKQVSVPLVADIHFDHKIALAVADYGADCLRINPGNIGSDDKVREVVAAARHHGISMRIGVNAGSLEKDLQIKYKEPTGEALLESAMRHIDILDRLNFHEFKVSVKASNVFLTLDAYRLLSAQIDNPLHLGVTEAGVFRSGTVKSAIALGGLLLDGIGDTLRVSLAAEPEDEVKVGFDILKSLNIRSNGINFIACPSCSRQEFDVIRVMNALEARLEDIRTPLDLSVIGCKVNGPGEAKEADIGVVGAAPRSLVYLNGEKSHLIDTNNLVDEIEKMVRNKVAVIEADKAVAKAKEIIRIT
- the bamB gene encoding outer membrane protein assembly factor BamB, with translation MKLPTVSAVKQASLPTNLMSWSSASKTAMALVTVSALVLTGCGSSKDFKPEVHKPSKLPTLTAPAQSLGLVWKDSIGGEDKVDPLRPQLDVLNGNVYAASHSGRVYAWDAAGKQLWQVKTKQDITSGVTAADGIVVFGTGKGAVVALDAQDGKVRWSRSTGASILSPALVSGGRVVALGNDGTVTATDTTSGQSVWTYDIPMPALSVRGTSAPVLFDDNTVIVAGASGRIYALDLATGVPKWERRVAVSAGTSEVQRLIDIDGDPLVSGRQLYVVSYQGQLTAMNIDNQQVNWIVDASSLKTPAEGLGNIYVSTAEGKILAIDEQTGKVAWTQDSLAYRGLSNPVVLGRYLVVGDQDGYLHLIEQTEGKIVGRVSTSGAVSTLRVVGDRLLVNSAKGNLSIWQAR
- a CDS encoding helix-turn-helix domain-containing protein, whose protein sequence is MGLKPSDTPNPLESDVIKTPDADHNPLSESAQKDDVLPAHTAMTTDTASLIEKNSLDKKDATLDSLNSSHENTAGINASPVFDSSSGNTMSTPTSSLSNTQAQAPSNAQRPGERLRQARLFKQRELKDIASELNIPERLLVAIEADEYKSLPEPAFIRGYLRSYARVLGIDSDILITQFNEIYTSATGLSSNHSLENSPLQQLAKLQSKTRKSKRWMLWLLVPVVLVIIVLLLRPLVKRVMNSPSSSDTHAVVLNENTHTDSNSTGNIITSPTSQAPLSALPSPAAPANDQLVLTFNKSSDVIVQDASGKTLASGVHNTDEPLTLSGTSPFSITLADAPSVSLALNGEQVDLKPYTVNGRAAFRLSR
- the hisS gene encoding histidine--tRNA ligase; translation: MSSSTINAIRGFNDILPSEASRWRKLESVLAELMDAYGYQHIRLPLVEQTALFKRAIGDATDIVEKEMYTFFDKGEPPESLTLRPEGTAGCVRAMLEHNLLRGTTPRLWYTGPMFRYEKPQKGRYRQFHQFGVETFGVATPDIEAELILLTARLWKQFNIFDKVQLELNTLGEVESRARFRAALVEYLAARKDQLDEDSQRRLTTNPLRILDSKNAQTQALLIDAPKLHDFLDEESLQHFEQLKGYLDAANIPYVVNQKLVRGLDYYNKTVFEWTTTHLGAQGTVCAGGRYDGLVGQLKGKADQSVPAVGFGMGMERLLLLLELGEGSTTPSDCDVFLLADPAQQAKALLLAESLRDSFATQKQRLRVKTGSLGSLKSQMKKADQSGARLALILGEREVELGQVTVKILATGEQETWSQQDLATQLIARLESRQ
- a CDS encoding YfgM family protein translates to MSEYLSDEEQIERLKKLIKTYGGAALTGVLLALIAFFGWRYWQNRQDVERFQAINQYQSIVDDSAKLDGDKAAQSRFISNVQALVKSDPNSVFSLQALLLQAKVTGSQGEWASAEKALAQATTLKVKDDGLIAITWIRLARAQFAQNKFDVAIASLNNVTDPAFVATRDELRGDVLLQKNDQAGAKKAYESAWAALVKRQQSRELLKVKMNALGLTPEEIKEPSPIRDTPVETTNIENGAAS